The following proteins come from a genomic window of Nostoc sp. ATCC 53789:
- a CDS encoding non-ribosomal peptide synthetase produces the protein MLEEMQGFRLSPQQKHLWQLQEIDNLPYRSQCAVLIEGDLDVNILKLVLERVVNRHEIIRTNFRSLPGMTIPLQVIGKQKINLDNTYDLSSLTPQEQENSLKELFHKISQQPFDIIQGSPLQLCLVTLSASKYVLIVSLPGLCADIATLEILVQEISQFYAACLQGEEIENEPLQYADLAEWQNELLEGAETEAGRDYWQKQNIALDLQGLKLPFGKQSIDKLVFKPQTKTFAIAPELIKQIDILNQYNNTSIFEFLLACWQILNWRLTKQEYLTIGMAFAGRKYQELETVVGLFSKCLPLSIDLKATSKIKDIVYNNNQSIQQLDKIQDYFSWEQIAGLTQNTLHFFPLGFEFREQPDKYLAADVSFKIYQQYACIERFKLKLSCLRQDDTLTAELHYDSSVFQAEDIKRLIEQFQTLLASAIANPDATISELEVLSQIERHQLLYEVNNNQRDYPQTKCIHQLFEEQAQRTPDNIAIVFEDQQLTYAQLNSKVNQLAHYLQQQGVKAEVVVGLCTERSLEMMIGLLGILKAGGAYLPLDPTLPQGSLNLRLQGIQVDIILTQQCWLNILPTDAAKVICLDTDWEVIAQNKDENPSSEVTPENLVYVLFTSGSTGKPKGVAIAHQQLLNYVNAIIDRLNLPGGINFATVSTLAADLGNTVIFPALCTGGCLHLISYQRATDSAALAEYCGKHPIDCLKIVPSHLASLLASSSAKFILPRQRLILGGEVANWHLIEQIQHYTPDCLIFNHYGPTEACVGVCTLEIVPEQVERHLAATVPLGRSIANTQVYILEENYKLAPLGVKGEIYIGGAGLARCYLNQPDQTALKFIPHPYSDIPGARLYKTGDLGRYLPNGTIEFLGRIDNQVKIRGFRIELGEIEAVLNQYPHVREVVVLVRESESGQKYLAAFVVPSEESPCSTNELRGYIRDRLPEYMLPSTFIILKALPLTPNGKVDRQALLELNPVRPELETSLATPRTPVEEVLAGIWIGLLGIERVGIHNNFFELGGHSLLATQVVSQVREAFQVEMRLRSLFEKPTIAGLAELIETAMRSSEKLEIPPIERVPRNEALPLSFAQQRLWFLDQLDPSNPFYNISSAILLKGSLNVPILEQSFQEIVQRHEALRTSFVNVNGEPVQVIAPALNITLPVVDLQKLSLEEREAETRRLTNLHARHSFDLTQSPLLQTTLLQLAEDEHILLFTIHHIVADAWSAGVLIREVAALYESFSTSTLLLLPNLPIQYADFTLWQRQWLQTEVRSSQMAYWKQQLGGNLPVLQLPSDRQRPAIQTFRGKKQSWFIPQTLSQALKSISQREAVTLFMTMLAAFKTLLYRYTSQTDILVGSPIANRNRSEIEGLIGFFVNTLVLRTDLSGNPSFRELLRRIREVTLDAYTHQDLPFEQLVAELQPERNLGHTPLFQVMFVLQNAPMETLKLSGLSLTPVEVDTEIARFDLTLSLTDTAQGLIGVFEYNTDLFDSAAIARMQGHFQTLLEGIVANPDQQLSDLPILTQAEQQQLLVNWNDSQADYPKVCIHQLFEAQVERTPNAIAVVFEDQQLTYQQLNTRANQLAHHLQTLGVGKETLVGICTERSLEMIIGLLGILKAGGAYLPIDPAYPAERLAFMLEDAQVSVLLTQQNLLAALPQHQAQVVCLEKIPKGIADNPIHNATADNLAYVIYTSGSTGQPKGVQITHSAVVNFLSTMRLNPGLTQQDILLSVTTLSFDIAALELYLPLITGARLVIVSRQVATDATQLSEQLVSSGATVMQATPATWRLLLAAGWQGSSRLKILCGGEALDRSLADQLLKGGCQVWNLYGPTETTIWSAIHKVDEQMEPQDGIVSIGRPIANTQFYILDPGQKLVPVGIPGELHIGGAGLARGYLHRPELTVEKFISHPFQSRVKEDQFSKKYRLYKTGDLVRYRADGTIEFLGRIDHQVKVRGFRIELGEIEALLNQHPEVQTSVVVIQGDEPSDRRLVAYVVLQRDRVVAISELSRFLEKKLPSYMIPRAFVILEALPLTPNGKIDRRALPAFDPARPHLEGSAIAPRNPVEEVLAGIWQEVLGVEILSIYDNFFELGGHSLLATRVISRVKKAFEVDLPLRGLFESPTVARLAAEIHKAMKAEIVREIPPIQRVARDGHLPLSFAQQRLWLLEQLQPDSFMYNIPVAVRFIGSLNVALLEQSLNEIVRRHEVLNTTFYMVDGQPFQAIPTETGANILTQTVTLPVLDLRDLPEVEREVKIQQLIIESAQHTFDLAQAPLMRCTVLCVGEQEHIVLFTIHHIVSDGWSMGIFIRELALLYEAFSCNKPFLLPELPIQYADFAVWQRQWLQGEVLETQLAYWKQQLGNNLPVMQLSDRPRTDIKTRRGASQTFVIPPQESLALQTLSRQQGVTLFMTLLAGFQVLLQRYTNQDDIVIGTDVANRNLAETELLIGFFVNLLVLRTDLSGNPSFRELLGRVRQVALGAYAHQDLPFDELVKALQPERNLSNTPPLFQVLFVLQNAPMPPLELPGLTLSLLEIEHKVARFDLALFLTETEQGISGNWQYNSDLFDASTITLMTDRFQTLLNSIISQPDARIGSLEMLTEAEREQQAIQKKERRAFNQKKLIGITPKAVSLLPETLVKTNYLQPGQTFPLVIQPATDDIDLVTWAKTNQEFIQTELLKHGAILFRGFNVELVSEFESFAQTISPELFGDYGDLPRTGEGGKVYGSTPYPPDKAILFHNESSHLHQWPLKIWFFCVQPAQQGGETPIIDCRKAYKILNTKLRERLDQKQLMYVRHYTNGLDVSWQNFFRTDDKSIVENYCRQTKIDFEWYDDNSLITRQVRPALAVHPKTNEPVFFNQIQLHHIAYLDPEVRESLLSTFGDEKLPRNVHYGDGTPIEDSVIAEINEVYQQSQTSFTWQKTDILMLDNMLTAHGRNPYIGSRKLVVAMAEMIQ, from the coding sequence ATGCTAGAGGAAATGCAAGGTTTTCGACTCTCACCCCAGCAAAAACATCTGTGGCAATTGCAAGAAATTGATAACCTTCCTTATCGTTCTCAGTGTGCTGTTTTAATTGAGGGAGATTTAGATGTCAATATTTTAAAATTAGTCTTAGAAAGAGTTGTCAATCGCCACGAAATTATCCGTACAAACTTTCGCTCTTTACCTGGAATGACTATCCCATTGCAGGTAATTGGTAAGCAGAAGATAAACTTGGATAACACTTATGATTTGAGCAGTTTGACACCTCAAGAGCAAGAGAACTCGCTGAAAGAATTATTTCATAAAATCAGTCAACAGCCTTTTGATATTATACAAGGTTCTCCTTTACAGCTATGTTTAGTGACTTTATCGGCATCCAAATATGTATTAATTGTGAGCTTACCAGGGCTTTGTGCAGATATTGCTACACTAGAAATTTTGGTGCAAGAAATTAGTCAGTTTTATGCAGCTTGCTTACAGGGTGAAGAAATAGAGAACGAACCATTACAATATGCAGACCTAGCTGAATGGCAAAATGAATTGTTGGAAGGAGCAGAGACAGAAGCTGGTAGAGACTATTGGCAAAAACAAAATATTGCGTTGGATTTGCAAGGATTAAAACTTCCTTTTGGAAAACAATCTATTGACAAATTAGTATTTAAACCACAAACTAAAACTTTTGCGATCGCTCCTGAATTAATAAAACAAATCGATATTTTAAATCAATATAATAATACTTCAATATTTGAGTTTTTATTGGCTTGCTGGCAGATTTTAAATTGGCGCTTAACTAAACAAGAATATCTGACAATAGGCATGGCTTTTGCCGGGAGAAAATATCAAGAACTAGAGACAGTTGTTGGACTATTTTCTAAATGTTTACCGTTAAGTATTGATTTAAAAGCAACATCTAAAATTAAAGATATTGTATACAACAATAACCAATCAATTCAGCAGTTAGACAAAATTCAAGATTATTTTAGCTGGGAACAAATAGCAGGATTAACACAAAATACCTTACATTTCTTTCCGCTTGGTTTTGAATTTAGAGAACAGCCAGATAAGTATCTTGCTGCTGATGTATCGTTTAAAATTTATCAGCAGTATGCCTGTATTGAACGGTTTAAATTAAAACTTTCTTGCCTGCGCCAAGATGACACATTAACAGCAGAATTGCACTACGACTCTAGCGTATTCCAGGCAGAAGACATTAAACGTTTGATAGAGCAATTTCAGACTTTATTGGCTAGTGCGATCGCTAATCCAGATGCGACAATCAGCGAGTTAGAGGTTCTCAGCCAAATTGAGAGACACCAACTGCTATACGAGGTGAATAATAATCAGCGCGATTATCCACAGACTAAGTGTATTCACCAACTGTTTGAAGAACAAGCACAAAGAACACCTGATAACATTGCCATTGTCTTTGAAGACCAACAACTGACTTACGCACAGTTGAACAGCAAAGTCAATCAACTAGCTCACTACTTGCAACAACAAGGAGTTAAGGCGGAAGTTGTGGTAGGACTTTGCACAGAGCGATCGCTGGAAATGATGATTGGATTATTAGGAATCCTCAAAGCTGGTGGCGCATACCTACCGCTAGATCCAACTTTGCCACAGGGAAGTCTGAACTTACGCTTGCAAGGGATTCAAGTAGATATCATTTTGACACAACAGTGTTGGCTAAATATTTTGCCAACAGATGCAGCCAAGGTAATCTGTTTAGACACAGATTGGGAGGTTATTGCTCAAAACAAAGATGAGAATCCCAGCAGTGAAGTGACACCTGAGAATTTAGTATATGTACTGTTCACCTCTGGTTCTACAGGTAAACCGAAGGGAGTTGCGATCGCACATCAACAACTTCTTAATTACGTCAATGCCATTATAGATAGGTTAAACCTGCCAGGCGGGATCAACTTCGCCACTGTTTCCACCTTGGCTGCCGACTTGGGTAACACCGTTATCTTTCCTGCTCTTTGTACAGGAGGATGTCTGCATTTGATATCATATCAGCGTGCTACTGACTCAGCAGCCTTAGCAGAATACTGTGGTAAACATCCAATCGATTGTCTTAAAATTGTCCCCTCTCACCTAGCCTCCCTTTTGGCATCTTCTTCGGCTAAGTTCATCTTGCCCCGTCAGCGATTGATCCTGGGTGGTGAAGTTGCTAATTGGCATTTAATCGAGCAGATTCAGCACTATACCCCAGATTGCCTAATCTTCAATCACTACGGGCCGACAGAAGCTTGTGTTGGTGTCTGTACCCTAGAGATTGTGCCTGAGCAAGTCGAGCGTCATTTAGCAGCAACAGTCCCCCTTGGTCGCTCAATTGCTAACACCCAAGTATATATTTTAGAAGAAAACTACAAACTAGCTCCCCTAGGAGTCAAGGGCGAAATCTACATTGGTGGTGCGGGTCTTGCTCGATGCTATCTCAATCAGCCCGATCAAACAGCTTTGAAATTTATTCCCCATCCTTACAGCGACATACCGGGAGCGCGACTTTACAAAACTGGTGACTTAGGTCGTTATCTGCCAAACGGCACGATTGAATTTCTTGGCCGTATCGACAACCAAGTTAAAATTCGGGGTTTCCGTATCGAACTGGGTGAAATTGAAGCTGTATTAAATCAGTATCCTCATGTGCGAGAGGTTGTAGTTTTAGTAAGAGAATCAGAATCTGGGCAAAAATATCTGGCAGCTTTTGTTGTACCTTCCGAAGAATCCCCTTGCTCGACCAATGAACTGCGCGGCTATATTCGGGACAGGTTGCCTGAGTATATGCTACCTTCAACCTTTATTATCCTCAAAGCATTACCACTAACTCCCAACGGCAAGGTAGACCGTCAGGCGTTGCTAGAACTTAACCCCGTGCGCCCTGAATTAGAAACCAGTTTGGCAACTCCTCGCACGCCAGTTGAAGAAGTACTAGCGGGAATTTGGATTGGGTTGCTTGGTATTGAGCGTGTGGGCATCCACAATAACTTTTTTGAATTGGGAGGGCACTCGTTACTAGCTACACAAGTTGTTTCCCAAGTGCGCGAAGCCTTCCAAGTAGAGATGCGGTTACGTAGTTTGTTTGAGAAACCTACGATCGCCGGACTTGCGGAACTGATTGAAACGGCAATGAGGAGCAGTGAGAAATTAGAAATTCCACCAATTGAGCGCGTTCCTCGGAATGAAGCATTACCTTTATCTTTTGCCCAGCAAAGATTGTGGTTCCTTGACCAATTAGATCCGAGCAATCCTTTTTACAACATCTCCAGTGCGATTTTACTTAAAGGCTCACTCAATGTCCCAATTTTAGAGCAGAGTTTTCAAGAAATTGTGCAACGCCATGAAGCTTTGCGAACTAGTTTTGTCAACGTCAATGGCGAACCAGTGCAAGTTATTGCGCCAGCACTCAACATCACCTTACCAGTGGTGGATCTTCAGAAGTTATCTCTAGAGGAACGAGAGGCGGAGACACGACGGCTGACTAATTTGCACGCACGGCATTCTTTTGACTTAACTCAAAGTCCATTGCTACAAACCACCTTGTTGCAATTGGCAGAGGATGAGCATATTTTGCTGTTCACCATCCACCACATTGTTGCTGATGCTTGGTCAGCAGGGGTGCTGATTCGGGAAGTGGCTGCACTTTATGAATCATTCTCTACTAGCACGCTTTTACTATTGCCCAATCTGCCTATCCAATACGCAGACTTTACCTTATGGCAGCGACAGTGGTTGCAAACAGAGGTACGTTCCTCCCAGATGGCTTATTGGAAACAGCAGTTAGGTGGAAATTTACCAGTGCTGCAACTCCCAAGCGATCGCCAGCGCCCAGCTATTCAAACCTTTAGAGGCAAAAAGCAGTCGTGGTTTATTCCTCAAACTCTCTCCCAGGCGCTCAAGTCAATTTCGCAACGGGAAGCAGTCACTCTATTCATGACAATGCTTGCAGCATTCAAAACCTTGCTGTATCGTTATACAAGTCAAACTGATATCCTCGTCGGTTCTCCGATCGCCAATCGCAACCGTAGCGAGATAGAGGGACTAATCGGCTTTTTTGTCAATACCCTAGTTTTGCGTACCGACTTATCAGGGAATCCGAGTTTTAGAGAATTGCTGCGGCGAATTCGAGAAGTAACACTGGATGCTTATACTCACCAAGATTTACCCTTTGAGCAGCTAGTTGCAGAGTTGCAACCAGAACGCAACCTGGGACACACGCCGCTATTTCAAGTGATGTTCGTGTTGCAGAATGCTCCAATGGAAACACTGAAGCTTTCAGGATTGAGTCTTACTCCAGTGGAAGTAGACACTGAAATAGCCAGATTTGATTTAACTTTGTCGCTGACTGACACTGCACAAGGATTAATCGGGGTGTTCGAGTACAACACCGATTTATTTGACTCAGCTGCGATCGCTAGGATGCAAGGACATTTCCAAACCTTGCTAGAGGGAATTGTCGCCAATCCAGACCAGCAGCTATCAGATTTACCAATTTTGACCCAGGCAGAACAACAGCAACTACTAGTAAATTGGAACGATTCGCAAGCTGATTATCCGAAAGTTTGTATTCATCAGTTGTTTGAGGCGCAGGTAGAACGAACACCAAATGCGATTGCAGTAGTTTTTGAAGATCAACAACTTACCTATCAACAGCTAAATACCCGTGCAAATCAGCTAGCACACCATTTACAAACACTGGGTGTAGGAAAAGAAACCCTAGTGGGAATTTGCACAGAGCGATCGCTAGAAATGATTATTGGACTATTGGGCATCCTGAAAGCGGGTGGTGCATATCTACCAATCGATCCAGCCTATCCTGCGGAACGCCTCGCATTCATGCTAGAAGATGCCCAAGTGTCAGTACTGCTAACTCAACAGAATTTACTAGCGGCGTTGCCACAACATCAAGCTCAGGTAGTATGTCTGGAGAAAATTCCCAAAGGTATTGCTGACAATCCCATTCACAACGCCACTGCTGACAACTTGGCTTATGTGATTTACACCTCTGGTTCTACTGGTCAACCAAAAGGAGTGCAGATTACCCACAGTGCTGTCGTTAACTTCTTAAGTACGATGCGCCTGAATCCTGGGCTGACTCAGCAAGATATCCTTCTCTCTGTCACCACATTATCCTTTGATATTGCCGCACTAGAACTATATCTGCCATTAATTACTGGCGCTCGTTTGGTAATAGTCAGCCGTCAAGTGGCAACTGATGCCACGCAGTTGTCAGAACAGCTAGTTTCTTCTGGTGCTACAGTCATGCAAGCTACGCCAGCTACCTGGAGGCTGCTGCTAGCTGCTGGGTGGCAAGGTAGTAGTAGGCTGAAAATTCTTTGTGGCGGTGAAGCCCTCGATCGCAGTCTTGCGGATCAGTTGCTCAAAGGAGGCTGCCAAGTGTGGAACTTATACGGGCCAACAGAAACCACCATTTGGTCAGCGATTCACAAGGTAGACGAGCAAATGGAGCCACAAGATGGCATCGTCTCTATCGGTCGCCCGATTGCCAACACACAATTCTATATTTTAGATCCAGGGCAGAAATTAGTTCCTGTGGGAATTCCGGGTGAATTGCATATTGGTGGTGCTGGATTAGCTCGTGGTTATCTTCACAGACCAGAACTCACAGTCGAGAAGTTCATCTCGCACCCCTTTCAAAGCAGAGTGAAAGAAGACCAATTTTCAAAGAAGTATCGCCTTTACAAAACTGGGGACTTGGTTCGCTACCGAGCCGACGGAACCATAGAGTTTTTGGGACGGATCGATCATCAGGTGAAAGTTCGGGGCTTCCGTATCGAACTTGGAGAAATTGAAGCCTTACTAAACCAACATCCAGAGGTGCAGACAAGTGTAGTTGTGATTCAGGGCGATGAACCCAGCGATCGCCGTTTGGTAGCTTATGTAGTTCTTCAGCGCGATCGGGTAGTGGCAATTAGTGAACTGAGCCGCTTTTTAGAGAAGAAACTACCAAGTTATATGATACCAAGAGCCTTTGTGATTTTGGAAGCACTGCCCTTAACACCTAATGGCAAAATAGACCGCCGTGCCTTGCCTGCATTTGATCCAGCCAGACCCCATCTCGAAGGAAGTGCGATCGCACCTCGCAATCCAGTAGAAGAAGTATTAGCCGGGATTTGGCAAGAAGTTCTGGGTGTGGAAATCCTTAGTATCTATGACAATTTCTTTGAGTTAGGGGGGCATTCACTATTAGCAACCAGAGTTATTTCTCGCGTGAAGAAAGCTTTTGAGGTCGATTTACCTCTACGTGGTTTATTTGAGTCACCAACGGTAGCTAGACTAGCCGCAGAAATTCACAAGGCAATGAAAGCAGAAATAGTCAGAGAAATTCCGCCCATCCAGCGCGTTGCTAGAGATGGTCACTTACCCCTGTCGTTTGCCCAACAAAGATTATGGTTATTAGAGCAACTCCAACCAGACAGCTTTATGTACAACATACCTGTCGCTGTGCGGTTCATAGGTTCTTTGAATGTGGCTTTGCTAGAACAGAGTTTGAATGAAATTGTCCGTCGTCACGAAGTCCTGAATACTACTTTTTATATGGTAGATGGACAACCATTTCAGGCGATTCCCACCGAAACCGGCGCTAACATCTTAACCCAAACTGTGACATTGCCAGTATTAGACCTACGCGACTTACCAGAGGTAGAACGGGAAGTTAAAATTCAACAACTCATTATCGAGTCAGCCCAACACACTTTTGATCTAGCCCAAGCTCCATTAATGCGATGCACTGTCCTGTGCGTCGGTGAACAAGAGCATATAGTATTGTTCACAATCCACCATATTGTTTCAGATGGCTGGTCAATGGGTATATTCATTCGGGAGTTAGCATTACTGTACGAAGCCTTTTCTTGTAACAAACCTTTTCTACTTCCAGAATTACCCATCCAATATGCAGACTTTGCTGTGTGGCAAAGACAGTGGTTACAAGGAGAAGTACTAGAAACTCAACTTGCCTACTGGAAGCAACAATTGGGGAATAACCTCCCTGTAATGCAATTATCAGATCGTCCCCGCACAGACATTAAAACCCGCCGGGGTGCTTCTCAAACTTTTGTAATTCCTCCTCAAGAGTCCTTAGCACTGCAAACCCTCTCACGCCAGCAGGGTGTCACCTTATTTATGACCTTGCTAGCAGGATTTCAGGTATTACTACAACGCTACACAAATCAAGATGACATCGTGATTGGCACTGATGTTGCTAACCGTAACTTAGCTGAAACTGAGTTGCTGATAGGTTTTTTTGTGAATCTGCTTGTCTTACGCACCGACTTGAGTGGTAATCCAAGTTTTCGAGAGTTGCTTGGGCGAGTGCGTCAAGTAGCATTAGGAGCTTATGCTCATCAAGACTTACCTTTTGATGAATTAGTAAAAGCTCTACAACCAGAGCGGAATTTAAGCAACACTCCGCCATTATTTCAGGTATTATTTGTCCTCCAAAATGCACCCATGCCGCCTTTGGAATTACCAGGACTAACCTTAAGTTTATTAGAAATTGAACACAAAGTCGCTAGATTTGATTTAGCACTATTTCTGACTGAAACAGAGCAAGGAATTTCAGGTAATTGGCAATATAACTCTGACTTATTTGATGCCAGCACTATCACTCTTATGACCGATCGCTTCCAGACACTTCTTAACAGTATAATTTCACAACCCGATGCTCGGATTGGTAGCTTAGAAATGCTTACCGAAGCTGAAAGAGAACAACAAGCTATACAAAAAAAAGAACGTAGAGCCTTTAATCAGAAAAAGTTAATCGGCATTACTCCCAAAGCTGTTAGCTTGTTACCAGAAACATTGGTAAAAACTAATTATCTCCAACCTGGGCAAACATTTCCTCTCGTAATTCAGCCAGCTACAGACGATATTGATTTGGTAACTTGGGCTAAAACTAACCAGGAATTTATCCAGACAGAATTATTAAAGCATGGGGCAATTTTATTTCGAGGTTTTAATGTAGAATTAGTCTCAGAATTTGAAAGTTTTGCTCAGACAATTTCGCCAGAATTGTTTGGTGATTATGGTGATTTACCTCGAACTGGAGAAGGTGGTAAAGTTTATGGTTCTACCCCTTATCCACCGGATAAAGCAATCCTTTTTCATAATGAAAGCTCTCATTTACATCAGTGGCCGCTGAAAATTTGGTTTTTCTGTGTGCAACCAGCACAACAAGGTGGAGAAACACCGATTATAGACTGCCGCAAAGCTTACAAAATTCTCAATACCAAGCTGCGGGAAAGATTAGATCAAAAACAATTAATGTATGTTCGTCACTATACAAATGGTCTAGATGTAAGCTGGCAAAACTTCTTTCGTACCGATGATAAATCTATCGTAGAAAATTATTGTCGTCAGACTAAAATTGATTTTGAATGGTATGATGATAACAGTCTAATTACGCGCCAAGTTCGTCCAGCTTTAGCAGTACATCCAAAAACGAACGAACCTGTATTTTTTAATCAAATTCAGTTACACCATATAGCGTATCTAGATCCAGAAGTTCGGGAATCTTTATTGTCTACTTTTGGAGATGAAAAGCTACCGCGTAATGTTCATTACGGAGACGGTACTCCTATAGAAGACTCAGTTATTGCAGAAATAAATGAAGTTTATCAGCAGTCTCAGACGAGCTTTACTTGGCAAAAAACTGATATTTTAATGTTAGATAATATGCTGACTGCTCACGGGCGAAATCCATATATAGGTTCTCGCAAACTTGTTGTGGCAATGGCAGAAATGATTCAATAA
- a CDS encoding class I SAM-dependent methyltransferase — translation MISSEQRNTNHDAIASIYDLKSLLERHDIVLECIDKLILQNIPEGAHIFDLGCGTGQIAQRLLKRGYQVTGLDSSEGMLNIARENAPEAKFILDDARFFKLPPTFHAVISTDVVLNYILSIEELQNTLQNVYDALLENGIFAFELYLEELCESNWKNNESGGGVKEDNVWVDIWSYDPNTKIGRKDTTRFEFINGNWQRLDRSFFLKPYSAAEVKIALEKVGFTEISIYDINRELEVNKTSEAACFVCRKQLSK, via the coding sequence TTGATATCTTCAGAACAACGCAATACTAATCATGATGCGATCGCTTCCATTTACGATTTGAAAAGTCTACTAGAACGCCACGACATTGTGCTGGAGTGTATAGACAAATTAATCCTTCAAAATATTCCAGAAGGAGCGCATATTTTTGACCTCGGTTGCGGTACAGGACAAATTGCCCAACGGCTACTAAAAAGAGGTTATCAAGTAACTGGGCTTGATAGCTCTGAAGGAATGCTTAATATTGCTCGTGAGAATGCACCAGAAGCTAAGTTTATTCTAGATGATGCCCGCTTTTTTAAATTACCGCCAACTTTTCATGCAGTTATTTCCACAGATGTAGTTCTGAATTATATCCTCAGCATTGAAGAATTACAGAATACATTGCAAAACGTGTATGATGCTTTGCTAGAAAATGGTATATTTGCCTTTGAATTATATCTAGAAGAATTATGTGAATCAAATTGGAAAAATAACGAATCTGGTGGGGGTGTTAAAGAAGATAATGTCTGGGTTGATATTTGGAGCTACGATCCAAATACCAAAATAGGTCGAAAAGATACCACCAGATTTGAATTTATAAATGGTAACTGGCAACGCTTAGATAGAAGCTTTTTCTTAAAACCTTATTCAGCAGCAGAGGTTAAAATAGCTCTGGAAAAAGTAGGATTCACAGAAATCAGTATCTATGATATTAACCGCGAACTTGAAGTAAACAAAACCTCTGAAGCTGCCTGCTTCGTTTGTCGTAAACAGCTAAGTAAATAG